TCGTCCGGGTTGTCGCCGAGGATGATGATTTCCGGCGCCCAGGCCTCCGCATCCGCTCCGGTAGTACGTGCCTGCTCGAGCCCGTCGACGCCGAGCTCAGCGAGAGCAGCTTCGACCGCCGCGGCCTGTCCGTGCAGGTTGCGCAGCAGCGTGTCGGTGTCCTCGACGTGACGCACGCGGCCGCTGCCGAGCGCGAGCGGGAGGCGATCGCCGACGCCGACGAGGGTGACCTGGACGTCCTCAGACCAGGTGTTCGCGGCGAGCTCGATCGCGATGGCGGTAAGCACGCCCTGGCGCAGCTCTCCGGTGGCGCCGGTGACGTTGAGCGCACCGATCCGTTCCAGGTCGACGAAGATGTGCCCGTTGTTGTCGTCGTGGCCGAGCATGACCAGCGCCGGGTACGGCGCGGACGGGACCGTGTCGAGAGGCTCGAGGTCGGTCAGCGCGACCATCCAAGCGAGCTTGTCTTCGGGGTCGTACTGGGTGAACGGTGCCGGAAGGTCGGTCGGCTCGTCGAGGTAGACGGCGACCGAGCTCTCATCGAGGCGGAGGGCGTACAGCGCGGGGAGCCGGCTGCCGGTTTCCTGCGCCCACACGGCCAGGTGGCGCAGGGCTGTGTCGACCGCCTCGGCGCCCAGCGGGTTCTCCACGGCGCGCAGCTCGAGCTCCACGGAGGACACCGTCTCGTCGGGCATCGCGATCCGCTGGCGGGGCTTGCGGTCGCGGCGCTGCTTGAGACGCCGCCACCCGAGGAGGGTGAGGAGACCGGCGGCGAGTGTGGCGCCGATGCCTCCGATGGTGGCGACCTGGAAGTAGTCCTCAATGCCGCTCGTGTCGTCCTCGTCGACGTCGACGGCCGCGGCCGGAGCTGCAGCCTCGTCGACGGGCGCCTCGTCGGCGGGCGCCTGGGTGGCATCCGTGGTGAACCCCAGACCGCTTGTGGCCTCGTCCTCGGCCGCGGCATCCGCACCCGACGCGCCAGCGCCTTCGTCGGCGCCGCCGCCAGCACCCGCGGCACCAGCACCCTCGTCTGCGTCGACGTCGACGGCGCCGGCAGCGCCCTCGTCCGTGTCGATCGAGCCAGTGCTGCCGGTGGTGCCCGCCGCGTCGTCGGTCGGAGCGATGGGGACGACGGTGGCCACGGGGATGTTGACCTGCTGGCCGGGGTAGATCCAGTTCGGATCGGTGATGGTGCCGCCGCCAGGCTGAACGATGTCTTTCGAGGCCTCGAAGATCTCGGGGTAGCGGGTACCGTCGCCGAGCTCCTCGGCCGCGATGTCCCACAGGGTGTCGCCGGAGACGATGGCACGCTGCTCGTAGGTGATCTCGGTGACCGTCTCCGCCTCGGCGCTTGCAGGCGCTGCCGCGACATCCGCTGCGGCTGGCACGACGGCGTCTGCCGGCAGGGTGAGCACCCATCCCTCCTGCAGCCATCCCGATGCGGTCAGCGCTCCCCCATCGGCCTGCTGCACACCGAGGTTGAGCGCGGAGATCTCTGCAGCGCGGCTGCGGTCGCCCAGCGTGCTCTCCGCGATCCGGGCGAGTGTGTCCGTACCCGTCACCACGTACTGCGGGCCTGCCTCGACGACAGGGGCCTCCTCAGTCGCAGCCTCGGTGGTCGCAACCGAGACGACAGAGGTGCTCATCGACACCGAAGGCTGTGTGGGTACCTCTGACGCAAACGCGGCCGCGGGCGAGAACAGTGCGATGACTGCGGCGAGCAGACCGCCCATGACCTTCTGCTGGACGCCGAGGCCAGGGATCCGCGGCCGCGGCACGCCGCGCAGCTGCGCGGGCAGCTCGGCGAGGAAGCCGACAGCGAAGGTCGCCCACGCGATCCACGCGACGATCGGCATGATCGTCCCGATCAGGAAGGATCCGGTGTAGTCGCGCATCGTGAACCCGGCCACGAGCTCGTCCCACGACGGCAGCGGGTTGCCGGCGAAGAACACGAGCCCGGCGGGGATACCGACCAGGAGCACGGCGAGCAGGATCAGCGACCCGAGGCCCTTTCCGATGCGGTTCATGATGCCTCCTTGGGGGTCAGGGGACGATGACCGTCTGCAGCTCGTTGACCTCGAGGTCGACTGCGCTGTTGGTGGTCAGGTTGATGGTGCCGCCGGGGCCGGCGAGAGAGGTCCACGTCACGGTCCAGTTCGTCGTGGCCGTGACCGTGAAGCGATCGCCGGGGTTCCGGCTCGAGGTCGACGTGTACTGGTAACCGCAGGTCGGCGACGTCGTCATGCCGTAGCCGACGTTGTACGGGGTGCCGGTGTTGCCGCAGGTCGTCGACGCGCCGTCGCCCATCTGCCAGCGAACGGACGTGGCCTGAGCGGTCGCCGTGATCGTCTGCCCACCCAGCGTCGCGGTCTCCGTATAGGGGCCCCAGGTCAGGGGCTCGGGGTTGTTGACCCAGAGCCAGATCGGCACCCCGACGTAGCCGCGACGGTGACCCCATTCCGGGTTGACCTCGGGAGCCATGCCGATGTCGATGCCGCGCAGGGCGAACGTGGAGATGAGCTGTTGAGCAGCGGCACCCGGAGTGAGCACCCGCAGCCCCGGCGGGACCGTCTCACCCCAGAAGTTGCTCTCCGTGCCCAGGCCCGGCGATCCACCGGGCGTCGGGTTGAACATGATGCAGCCGTAGTAGCCGGCCTCCTGCGAGTAGCCCGGCGGGCGGGCCGGCCATACGCCGTCCTTCATAAAGACGTAGCACTGCCGCGTGTTCGACCAGTACGAGTCGGATCCACCGCAGTCGATGATCGCGTAGAAGCGCTGGTAGGTGCCGCCCTCGAACACTCGAATCTGATCCTCGGTCCAGCCCAGCTGCAGAAGGCCAGACTGCGAGTTCTCGTAGTAGCAGGTCGGTGCGCCAGGGGTCCACCCGTTGCTGTCCGGGTTCGGCGCCGGATCCGAAGGTATCGAGATCGTGAGGTAGCAACGCGAAGACTCCGGGTCACACCAAACACCACCGGCAGCATTAGCAGGCGCAGCCGTGGCCATCAAGGTGCCTGCGATCAAGGCGATCGAGGCAAGGGCGGTGACTAGTCGTTTCAGCATGCGATCTCCCGAGCTACGGTCAGCAGCTCTCCCCCAGACTGATCAGGTTGTAAACCAGCCAGGTCTCGCTCTCGCTGTCGTAGACGACCTGGTAGTCGAAGGTGCTGCGAGCTTCGGGGCGCATGGCCTCCGACCCGTCGCTAGCCCAGACCTTGTACTCGCTCGCGTCCTGGCAGGCATTGATCGTGACAAGACCGTTCTCGATGCCTTCCCACTCCTGCCCGTAGGAAGCAACCGTTTCGTACTTGATCGCTCCCTCTGTGGTTGCGGGGCCTTCGACGTTCACCTGGTCGACGTTGAGAATCGGCCCCTCTGCGATGCCAGCTGCATCGTTGACAGCGACCTCGAGAGCTCGCCCGGTCGCCCACGCCTCAAGCGGCGCAGTATCGGTACCACCAGCTGCGTTGACCTCGCCCCGTGTGACGAAGTACTGGGTCAGCACGGTCTCCGCTGCGGTGATCGCCTCATCCTCGCTCGCCGGCGGCGGAACCTGTGCGTTGCTGGCGGTAGGCGTGGGGGTCGGGGTGTCTGTGGGGCTGGCGGTGGGGTTCTGGTTGCCGGTGCCCGTGCATGCGGTCAGCGTCAGTGCGGCGGCGATGATGCCGGCGATGGCGAGGCGCTTGATGCTCATGGTGGGGCTCCTATTGGGTGATCAGCTCTGCGGTGGCTGTGGCTTGGACGGGGAACGGCACGGGGAGGAAGGTTGCCGAGTAGTCGGTGTCGACGGTGACGGTGATGCGGTCGCCGCTGACGGCGACGCTTCCTCCGACGCCAGCGGCGGCGAGGTAGCCGTTGGCGGCGCTGACGGCTCGGTTGCTGTCGATCGCGGTGGTGCCGTCGATGATCGCTTGGCCGCTGACCGCGTTCGCTGCGGCTCGGGCGGCACTGGCTGCGGTGGTGTAGGCCTGCTGGTTGGCTTGCACCTTGCCGGCGCCGTCGACGACGAGTCCGACGATCGCGAGGAACGCGACGGTCATGATGACGAAGTAGATCGTCGCGACGCCCTTGTCGTCACGGAACTTGGCTTGGAGCCTCTGGATCATGGTTTTCATCGCCGCTCCCTGTAGGCGTCGACCGGAGAAGCAGCGGTGCCTGTGAGGTCGCGGGTGCCGGGGAGGCCGATCATGGCGGCGTCGCTGAGTGCGACGGTGCAGGAGACGGTCGCACTGACTCGGCCGGTGGTCCCGATCGGGGCGCTCAGGCCAGAGGCGTCGATGTTGACGGAGAGGGTGGTGCAGTTGACGCCGGACTGTTCCATCGAGATCCGCGCCATGTCTTCGGCGGCTTCCTGCGCCTCGGCTGTGGTGCGCGCGAGCGAGGCTTCGCGAGCTGCGGCTGACGCTGCGGACTCGACGGCATTGCCGGCCAGAGCGAGACGTCCGGAAGCTGCGAGCAGCACGAGCACGGCGGCGAGGGCCGGGGCGAGGATGGCGATCTCGAGGCCGGCGGAGCCGCGGTCGTCGCGGAGCTTGGCAATGAGGGTGCGGATGGTGCGCATCAGTTGACCCACCTTTCAGTGGGGCCGGTCACGGTGACGTCGATGTTGGTGGTCAGTCCGGGGACGAAGGAGGGGGCGTTGCCGGTGACGGTCACTGTCACGGTGTTGGCGCCGCGGTCGACCGCGACGGACGCGCCGCTGATCGGTGAGCCGGACTGGTTCAGGACAGCGAGGCCGGCGGTGGAGCCGTCTGTTCCGCTGGCGTTGTAGGCGCGGGCGGCGTTGTAGGCGCTGGTGGCGGCGGCGTGGGCGAGGTTGTTGGCGTGAAGGATGATGCCCAGGTGCAGGAAGACCGCGAGGACGAGCAGCAGTACCGGGGCGATGATCGTGTTCTGCAGCGTGGCCGCACCCCGATCACCGGCGAGCGCTTC
This region of Microbacterium paraoxydans genomic DNA includes:
- a CDS encoding LysM peptidoglycan-binding domain-containing protein, with the protein product MNRIGKGLGSLILLAVLLVGIPAGLVFFAGNPLPSWDELVAGFTMRDYTGSFLIGTIMPIVAWIAWATFAVGFLAELPAQLRGVPRPRIPGLGVQQKVMGGLLAAVIALFSPAAAFASEVPTQPSVSMSTSVVSVATTEAATEEAPVVEAGPQYVVTGTDTLARIAESTLGDRSRAAEISALNLGVQQADGGALTASGWLQEGWVLTLPADAVVPAAADVAAAPASAEAETVTEITYEQRAIVSGDTLWDIAAEELGDGTRYPEIFEASKDIVQPGGGTITDPNWIYPGQQVNIPVATVVPIAPTDDAAGTTGSTGSIDTDEGAAGAVDVDADEGAGAAGAGGGADEGAGASGADAAAEDEATSGLGFTTDATQAPADEAPVDEAAAPAAAVDVDEDDTSGIEDYFQVATIGGIGATLAAGLLTLLGWRRLKQRRDRKPRQRIAMPDETVSSVELELRAVENPLGAEAVDTALRHLAVWAQETGSRLPALYALRLDESSVAVYLDEPTDLPAPFTQYDPEDKLAWMVALTDLEPLDTVPSAPYPALVMLGHDDNNGHIFVDLERIGALNVTGATGELRQGVLTAIAIELAANTWSEDVQVTLVGVGDRLPLALGSGRVRHVEDTDTLLRNLHGQAAAVEAALAELGVDGLEQARTTGADAEAWAPEIIILGDNPDEATREAISELVTRIPRVGIAAVSAGHLTGSWNLALTEDRRAQLEIPGTGVAIPITPQLVGTREYNEILALFDVATEGAATGVALDDELELDEIPAAAVEADEVEAEQLPLVDEPDVEISEPVAAEKEAEISEADEAAPAAVDEEPAETVTVDLVDEEAAAEHDEPLAAITPLHRGPYLQLLGPVEVRGARGEAPVNPNTAAQWRSAIRKGTELVAFLSVNPNATAEQVHAVFWPGQIASGKKANDDRNGLTSKTRRWLGQNDDGELYVPLVTTGEYRLHEDVRSDWQDFLGLIGDEISDTPTDRLLAALELVKGQPISGVPDKRYVFADRLRNEMIATIGDVAHEVATRSLSTGKVRHARLASAIGRMVDPINEVFWRDGLRAEHQAGDHAGVERLITQLEQNLAAVDEDYEPDTETQSLIAQLRQRHAIAS
- a CDS encoding pilus assembly protein TadG-related protein → MKTMIQRLQAKFRDDKGVATIYFVIMTVAFLAIVGLVVDGAGKVQANQQAYTTAASAARAAANAVSGQAIIDGTTAIDSNRAVSAANGYLAAAGVGGSVAVSGDRITVTVDTDYSATFLPVPFPVQATATAELITQ
- a CDS encoding TadE/TadG family type IV pilus assembly protein, translated to MVRTTNPGHRQRLREALAGDRGAATLQNTIIAPVLLLVLAVFLHLGIILHANNLAHAAATSAYNAARAYNASGTDGSTAGLAVLNQSGSPISGASVAVDRGANTVTVTVTGNAPSFVPGLTTNIDVTVTGPTERWVN